In Lacrimispora indolis DSM 755, a genomic segment contains:
- a CDS encoding 4-hydroxybutyrate dehydrogenase, giving the protein MKEVILKSQISYYETCSEFAEDFNLGSDDLVLTNEYIYNPYFGAMGLKVHTIFQETYGTGEPTDVMVDAILEAAAKTDCKRIVAIGGGTVIDIAKILAVSAGESMDSLYKAPEKIEKKRDLVILPTTCGTGSEVTNISIINRTRLGTKVGLVSPHMYADDAVLVPELLIGLPFGVFAASSIDALVHAVESSLSPKATPYTKLFGYKAIEMIIRGYQKIAAEGREARIPIMKDFLIASNYAGIAFGTAGCAAVHATSYPLGGTYHVAHGESNYAMFTGVLKNYMEIRRDGEIAVMNQRLAKLLGCGTKNVYDKLDELLGTILPKKPLHEYGVKPEDLEVFTKCVMEQQGRLMANNFVPLDGQRVLKIYKELF; this is encoded by the coding sequence ATGAAGGAAGTTATTTTAAAATCCCAGATTTCATATTACGAAACCTGTTCTGAATTCGCTGAGGATTTTAATCTGGGAAGCGATGATCTGGTACTGACCAATGAATACATATATAACCCGTATTTTGGTGCAATGGGCTTAAAGGTACATACAATCTTTCAGGAAACCTATGGTACAGGTGAGCCTACGGATGTCATGGTGGACGCGATTTTAGAAGCAGCAGCAAAGACTGACTGCAAACGGATCGTCGCCATAGGCGGAGGCACGGTAATTGATATTGCAAAGATTCTGGCCGTGTCAGCAGGAGAATCCATGGATTCTCTTTATAAGGCGCCGGAGAAGATTGAAAAGAAACGAGACCTGGTGATTCTTCCTACGACCTGCGGGACTGGAAGTGAAGTGACCAATATTTCCATCATTAACCGGACCAGACTGGGGACTAAGGTAGGCTTGGTATCTCCTCATATGTATGCGGATGACGCGGTGCTTGTACCGGAGCTTCTTATTGGACTTCCCTTTGGGGTGTTTGCCGCCAGCTCCATTGATGCACTGGTTCATGCAGTGGAATCCAGCCTTTCTCCAAAGGCCACCCCTTATACAAAGCTGTTTGGTTACAAAGCAATTGAGATGATTATCAGGGGATATCAGAAGATTGCGGCAGAGGGAAGAGAAGCAAGGATACCGATTATGAAGGATTTCCTGATTGCAAGCAACTATGCTGGAATTGCTTTTGGAACTGCTGGATGTGCGGCTGTTCATGCCACCAGCTATCCGCTTGGAGGGACTTATCATGTGGCTCATGGAGAAAGCAATTATGCCATGTTTACAGGCGTTCTGAAAAATTATATGGAAATACGCCGGGATGGAGAAATTGCCGTGATGAACCAGCGCCTGGCAAAGCTCTTGGGGTGCGGTACCAAAAACGTTTATGACAAGCTGGATGAGCTTCTTGGGACGATTCTTCCTAAAAAGCCTCTTCATGAATACGGCGTAAAACCGGAAGATCTTGAGGTGTTTACAAAGTGTGTCATGGAGCAGCAGGGAAGGCTTATGGCAAATAATTTTGTGCCTTTAGATGGGCAAAGAGTCCTTAAGATTTACAAGGAGCTATTTTGA
- a CDS encoding 4-hydroxyphenylacetate 3-hydroxylase family protein: MALMTGEEYVESMRRMNLNVYMFGKKIDNPIDNPILRPSLNSVKATYDLAQMPEYEDLMTVTLEDGRKINRFANIHRSTDDLMKKVKMQRLCGQKTASCFQRCVGMDAFNAEWSTTYEIDKKHGTHYHENFKKYLRMVQDEDLTVDGAMTDPKGDRGLAPHDQPDQDMYLRVVERKNDGIVVRGAKAHQTGIINSQEVIVMPTVAMGPDDKDYAVSFAVPTDAAGITMIIGRQSCDTRKLEGSQIDVGNSEFGGVEALVVFDDVFVPNDRIFLDGEYEFAGVLVERFAGYHRQSYGGCKVGVGDVLIGATALAADYNGVPKASHIKDKLIEMTHLNETLYCCGIACSAEGTPTESGNYIIDLLLANVCKQNVTRFPYEIARLAEDIAGGLMVTAPSEKDLNDPVIGGYVEKYLKGVEGVSTENRLRILRLIENMTLGTAAVGYRTESLHGAGSPQAQRIMISRQGNIGRKKELAKAIAKIED; encoded by the coding sequence ATGGCTTTGATGACAGGGGAAGAGTATGTGGAAAGTATGCGCAGGATGAATCTGAATGTTTACATGTTTGGGAAAAAAATTGATAATCCCATTGACAATCCGATTTTAAGACCGTCACTTAATTCTGTAAAGGCCACTTATGATCTGGCCCAGATGCCGGAATATGAAGATTTAATGACAGTGACTTTAGAGGATGGGCGCAAGATCAACCGGTTTGCAAATATCCACAGAAGTACGGATGATCTGATGAAAAAAGTAAAGATGCAGAGACTTTGCGGCCAGAAGACGGCTTCCTGCTTTCAGCGTTGTGTAGGTATGGATGCATTTAATGCGGAATGGTCCACCACCTATGAGATTGATAAAAAGCATGGAACCCATTATCACGAGAATTTCAAAAAATATTTAAGAATGGTTCAGGATGAAGATTTAACCGTGGACGGAGCCATGACGGATCCAAAGGGTGACAGGGGACTGGCTCCTCATGATCAGCCGGATCAGGATATGTATTTGAGAGTGGTGGAGCGAAAAAACGACGGGATCGTTGTAAGAGGCGCCAAAGCACATCAGACCGGTATTATCAATTCCCAGGAAGTAATTGTAATGCCTACCGTTGCCATGGGCCCTGATGATAAGGATTATGCGGTATCCTTTGCGGTCCCAACGGATGCGGCCGGAATCACAATGATAATCGGAAGACAGTCCTGCGATACCAGAAAGCTGGAGGGAAGCCAGATCGATGTGGGCAACAGCGAATTCGGAGGAGTGGAAGCGCTGGTTGTATTTGACGATGTATTTGTTCCCAATGACCGCATCTTCCTGGATGGAGAATATGAATTTGCAGGTGTTCTGGTGGAGCGTTTTGCAGGATACCACAGACAGTCCTACGGCGGGTGTAAGGTAGGCGTAGGGGATGTTTTAATCGGTGCCACCGCTTTGGCGGCAGATTACAATGGGGTGCCTAAGGCTTCCCATATCAAGGATAAGCTGATTGAAATGACTCATTTAAATGAAACCCTGTATTGCTGCGGCATTGCCTGTTCCGCAGAAGGGACTCCAACAGAATCCGGAAATTACATCATTGACCTTCTTCTGGCCAATGTATGTAAGCAGAACGTTACCAGATTCCCGTATGAAATTGCACGTCTGGCAGAAGACATTGCCGGAGGCCTTATGGTAACGGCGCCGTCTGAAAAGGATTTGAATGATCCTGTCATCGGAGGCTATGTGGAGAAGTACTTAAAGGGAGTTGAGGGAGTCTCTACAGAAAACCGTTTAAGGATTCTGCGCCTGATTGAAAATATGACCCTTGGCACAGCGGCCGTGGGATACAGAACCGAGTCTCTCCATGGTGCCGGTTCTCCCCAGGCACAGAGAATCATGATTTCCCGCCAGGGCAACATTGGAAGAAAGAAAGAGCTTGCTAAAGCCATAGCCAAAATTGAGGATTAA
- a CDS encoding acetyl-CoA hydrolase/transferase family protein — MNWKEIYLSRLKTMEEAVQIIKSGDRVVIGHAVGEPMKLVDTMVDYAVKADLKGIEIFQQVDMGHSLYAQPGMEKHFRENSLFLGAKTRDCVNSGRGDFTPCYFYQTPYFYQNVKKPDVVLVTLSLPDEHGYCSFGVSCDYTKPAAEAEGAKVIAVVNPNMPKTLGNSFIHVSDIDVIAEDDTPIPELGLPHIGDVEMAIGEHIASLVHDGDCLQLGIGAIPDAVLKFLGNKKNLGIHSEMISDGVIDLYEHGVINCSAKNFNRDKMVVSFLMGTRKLYDFADDNPGLYMAPVDYVNHPAIIGRNDNLVSINSSVEVNLMGEACSEAMGLKQFSGIGGQVDFIRGASFSKGGRAILAFPATAKKGTISKIVPFLTQGATVTTSRNDVDYIVTEYGIAKMKGNTLRERARQLIHIAAPQFKDGLAEEFERRFAEKYQEV, encoded by the coding sequence ATGAACTGGAAAGAGATATATCTATCGAGACTTAAAACCATGGAAGAAGCAGTGCAGATCATAAAATCCGGTGACCGTGTGGTAATTGGTCATGCAGTAGGGGAACCGATGAAGCTGGTCGACACAATGGTGGATTATGCGGTAAAGGCTGATTTAAAAGGCATTGAAATTTTTCAGCAGGTGGATATGGGGCATTCCCTTTATGCACAGCCTGGCATGGAAAAGCATTTCAGAGAAAACAGCCTGTTTTTGGGAGCAAAAACGAGAGACTGCGTAAACAGCGGCCGCGGGGATTTTACGCCATGCTATTTTTACCAGACTCCTTACTTTTATCAGAATGTGAAGAAGCCTGATGTGGTTCTGGTTACCTTATCCCTGCCTGATGAACATGGCTATTGCAGCTTTGGAGTATCCTGCGATTATACAAAGCCTGCAGCAGAGGCAGAAGGGGCAAAGGTGATCGCGGTCGTCAACCCCAATATGCCAAAGACCCTGGGAAACAGCTTTATTCATGTGAGTGATATTGATGTGATTGCAGAGGATGATACTCCGATTCCGGAGCTTGGGCTTCCTCACATCGGCGATGTTGAGATGGCAATCGGAGAGCATATTGCATCTTTGGTGCATGACGGTGACTGTCTGCAGCTTGGAATCGGAGCCATTCCGGATGCGGTTTTAAAATTCCTTGGAAATAAGAAAAATCTTGGCATTCATTCTGAGATGATTTCAGATGGTGTGATTGACCTTTATGAGCATGGAGTAATTAATTGCAGCGCAAAGAATTTTAATAGGGATAAAATGGTGGTATCGTTTCTTATGGGAACCCGGAAGCTCTATGATTTTGCAGACGATAATCCCGGCCTGTACATGGCGCCGGTGGATTATGTCAATCATCCTGCGATCATTGGAAGAAATGATAATCTGGTTTCCATTAACTCGTCGGTGGAAGTAAATCTTATGGGAGAGGCCTGCTCTGAGGCCATGGGCTTAAAGCAGTTTTCCGGAATCGGCGGGCAGGTCGATTTTATCCGAGGAGCCTCTTTTTCGAAAGGAGGAAGAGCTATATTGGCATTTCCTGCCACTGCGAAAAAAGGAACCATTTCAAAGATCGTGCCTTTCCTCACCCAGGGAGCTACGGTAACAACTTCCAGAAATGATGTGGATTATATTGTAACAGAATATGGAATTGCTAAAATGAAAGGCAATACCTTAAGAGAAAGAGCGCGTCAGCTGATCCATATTGCAGCGCCTCAGTTTAAGGACGGATTGGCGGAGGAATTTGAAAGACGTTTTGCCGAAAAATATCAGGAGGTGTAG
- a CDS encoding acetyl-CoA hydrolase/transferase family protein, giving the protein MDWKKIYASKVKSPQEAVKIIHSGDTVLIAHAAAEPDGLVSAMVDYAAEKDLKGIHIVQQHDMGACRFFEPGMEKHFKYTSLFVGARSRSYIAEGKGDFTPCFFNRIPNYVTQTASADVFLVTLSTPDEHGYCSYGLSCDFAKEVGEQPGTKVIAAVNPNMPRVMGDNFIHVSNLEAIVESNEPIHEHGRPVIGAVEEKIGENIAGLVRDGDCLQLGIGAIPDAVLKFLGDKKDLGIHSEMISDGIIDLYEKGAITGKKKNIDREKMVITFMMGTRRLYDFVHDNPAICMMPVSYVNDPFVISQNDNVVSINSALQIDLMGQVCAEAIGLKQYSAVGGQMDFVRGASASKGGRSIIAFGATTKGGTISKIVPFLTEGAAVTTSRNDVDYIVTEYGIAHLKGKSLRERARELIKIAAPAFREELSGEFERRFGEVLLV; this is encoded by the coding sequence GTGGACTGGAAAAAGATCTATGCTTCAAAGGTGAAATCCCCTCAGGAGGCTGTAAAAATCATTCATTCAGGGGATACGGTGTTAATTGCTCATGCAGCAGCAGAACCGGATGGGCTTGTAAGTGCAATGGTTGATTATGCGGCTGAGAAGGATTTAAAGGGCATCCATATTGTTCAGCAGCATGATATGGGGGCCTGCAGGTTTTTTGAACCTGGTATGGAGAAACATTTTAAATATACTTCCCTGTTTGTAGGAGCGCGCAGCAGAAGCTATATAGCAGAGGGTAAGGGCGATTTCACTCCTTGCTTCTTCAACCGGATACCAAATTACGTAACCCAGACTGCTTCTGCGGATGTATTTTTAGTAACCTTATCAACGCCCGATGAACACGGTTACTGCAGCTACGGCCTTTCCTGTGACTTTGCGAAAGAAGTGGGAGAACAGCCGGGCACCAAGGTGATCGCAGCGGTCAATCCCAATATGCCAAGGGTCATGGGAGATAATTTTATTCATGTCAGCAATTTGGAAGCCATTGTGGAAAGCAATGAGCCGATTCATGAGCACGGCCGTCCGGTCATCGGAGCGGTTGAGGAAAAGATAGGAGAAAACATCGCCGGACTTGTGCGGGATGGAGACTGTCTCCAGTTAGGAATCGGAGCAATTCCGGATGCAGTCTTAAAATTCCTGGGAGATAAGAAAGATCTGGGGATTCATTCGGAAATGATTTCCGACGGCATCATTGATCTTTATGAAAAAGGTGCAATCACCGGGAAAAAGAAAAACATTGACAGAGAAAAAATGGTCATAACCTTTATGATGGGTACCAGAAGGCTGTATGATTTTGTACACGACAATCCTGCCATTTGCATGATGCCGGTCAGCTATGTGAACGATCCCTTTGTCATAAGCCAGAACGATAATGTGGTGTCCATAAATTCCGCATTGCAGATTGATCTCATGGGACAGGTATGTGCGGAAGCCATTGGTCTAAAGCAATATTCGGCAGTAGGCGGACAGATGGACTTTGTGAGAGGGGCTTCTGCCTCAAAGGGCGGCCGGTCAATCATTGCCTTTGGTGCTACCACAAAGGGTGGAACCATCTCTAAGATTGTGCCGTTTCTGACAGAGGGGGCAGCGGTTACCACCAGCAGAAACGATGTGGATTATATTGTGACGGAATATGGAATTGCCCATTTAAAAGGAAAATCCTTAAGGGAACGGGCAAGGGAACTGATAAAGATTGCTGCACCGGCCTTCCGGGAAGAATTATCCGGAGAATTTGAACGGCGATTTGGGGAAGTGCTTTTGGTGTAA